One genomic segment of Profundibacter amoris includes these proteins:
- the rplA gene encoding 50S ribosomal protein L1 yields the protein MAKLGKRIKAAREAFAGKEDLSVEEAVALVKANATAKFDETVEIAMNLGVDPRHADQMVRGVIGLPNGTGKTVRVAVFARDAKAEEATKAGADIVGAEDLMEIVQSGKIEFDRCIATPDMMPIVGRLGKVLGPRNLMPNPKVGTVTMDVAAAVEAAKGGEVQFKAEKEGVVHAGVGKASFDEAKLVENVRAFVDAVQKARPSGVKGSYMKKIVLSSTMGPGVSVNIDNATGN from the coding sequence ATGGCTAAACTTGGAAAACGTATCAAGGCAGCCCGTGAGGCATTCGCCGGTAAAGAAGACCTGAGTGTTGAAGAAGCTGTTGCACTGGTGAAGGCCAACGCAACTGCTAAATTCGACGAAACGGTCGAAATTGCAATGAACCTGGGTGTTGACCCGCGTCACGCCGACCAGATGGTTCGTGGTGTTATCGGTCTGCCGAACGGCACAGGGAAAACAGTTCGTGTAGCTGTATTTGCCCGTGACGCCAAAGCAGAAGAAGCCACCAAAGCCGGTGCCGACATCGTTGGTGCCGAGGATCTGATGGAAATCGTCCAAAGCGGCAAGATCGAATTCGATCGCTGCATCGCCACCCCCGACATGATGCCGATCGTTGGCCGTCTGGGTAAGGTGCTTGGCCCGCGCAACCTGATGCCGAACCCCAAAGTGGGTACGGTTACCATGGATGTGGCGGCTGCTGTTGAAGCTGCCAAAGGCGGTGAAGTGCAGTTCAAAGCGGAAAAAGAAGGCGTTGTTCACGCCGGTGTTGGCAAAGCGTCCTTTGACGAAGCCAAGCTGGTTGAAAACGTACGCGCCTTTGTGGATGCCGTTCAAAAGGCCCGCCCTTCGGGGGTGAAAGGCTCATACATGAAGAAGATCGTGTTGAGCTCGACCATGGGCCCTGGCGTGTCGGTGAACATCGACAACGCGACCGGTAACTAA
- the rplJ gene encoding 50S ribosomal protein L10, whose amino-acid sequence MDRAQKEAVVAELGEIFESSGVVVVAHYAGLTVADMETLRAQMREAGGHVRVAKNRLAKIALDGKPCASIADLLTGMTVLTYSEDPVAAAKVAQEFSKENDKFEILGGAMGENVLDVAGVKAVAAMPSREELISSIAGCIGAPASNIAGAIGAPASNIAGILSTIEDKAA is encoded by the coding sequence GTGGATAGAGCACAAAAAGAAGCCGTAGTCGCTGAACTCGGCGAAATCTTTGAAAGCTCTGGCGTTGTAGTGGTTGCCCACTACGCGGGTCTTACAGTTGCGGATATGGAAACCTTGCGGGCGCAAATGCGCGAAGCGGGTGGCCATGTGCGTGTTGCCAAAAACCGGCTTGCCAAAATCGCCCTTGACGGAAAGCCCTGCGCAAGCATTGCCGACCTTCTGACGGGTATGACCGTTCTAACCTATTCCGAGGATCCTGTGGCTGCTGCCAAGGTTGCTCAGGAGTTCTCCAAGGAAAACGACAAGTTCGAAATCCTTGGCGGGGCAATGGGTGAAAACGTTCTGGACGTCGCCGGTGTTAAGGCCGTCGCTGCCATGCCTTCGCGCGAAGAGCTTATCAGCTCGATCGCGGGTTGCATCGGGGCGCCTGCTTCCAACATCGCCGGTGCCATTGGCGCGCCTGCAAGCAACATCGCCGGTATCTTGTCTACGATCGAAGACAAGGCTGCCTAA
- the rplL gene encoding 50S ribosomal protein L7/L12, with product MADLKKMAEEIVGLTLLEAQELKTILKDEYGIEPAAGGAVMVAGGGDAGGASAEEQTEFDVILVAAGPQKIAVIKEVRALTGLGLKEAKDLVEAGGKAVKEGVDKAEAEEVKAKLEAAGAEVEVK from the coding sequence ATGGCTGATCTGAAAAAAATGGCTGAAGAGATCGTGGGTCTGACCCTTCTCGAAGCACAAGAACTGAAAACTATCCTGAAAGACGAGTATGGCATCGAGCCTGCTGCCGGTGGTGCTGTAATGGTTGCCGGTGGTGGCGATGCTGGTGGCGCTTCTGCTGAAGAGCAAACAGAATTCGACGTGATTCTGGTTGCCGCTGGCCCGCAGAAAATTGCTGTCATCAAAGAAGTCCGCGCCCTGACCGGCCTGGGCCTGAAAGAAGCAAAAGACCTGGTCGAAGCTGGCGGCAAAGCTGTCAAAGAAGGCGTAGACAAGGCCGAAGCCGAAGAAGTCAAAGCCAAGCTGGAAGCAGCTGGCGCCGAAGTCGAAGTGAAGTAA
- the rpoB gene encoding DNA-directed RNA polymerase subunit beta, with translation MAQSYLGQKRLRKYYGKIREVLEMPNLIQVQKSSYELFLKSGDQLTPMDGEGINGVFQSVFPIKDFNETAILEFVKYDLEKPKYDVEECQQRDMTYSAPLKVTLRLIVFDIDEDTGAKSVKDIKEQDVFMGDMPLMTPNGTFVVNGTERVIVSQMHRSPGVFFDHDKGKTHSSGKLLFTCRIIPYRGSWLDFEFDAKDIVFARIDRRRKLPVTTLLYALGLDQEGIMDAYYDTVDYKLKKNKGWVTKFFPDRVRGTRPTFDLVDAKTGKVIAEAGKKITPRAVKKLIDEGKVTDLLLPFDQIVGKFVAKDIINEETGAIYVEAGDELTQEMDKAGEVIGGTLKELLDAGITDIPVLDIDNINVGPYIRNTLAVDKNMGRDTALMDIYRVMRPGEPPTVESASALFDTLFFDSERYDLSAVGRVKMNMRLNLDAEDTQRTLRREDIIACIKALVELRDGKGQVDDIDHLGNRRVRSVGELMENQYRVGLLRMERAIKERMSSVEIDTVMPQDLINAKPAAAAVREFFGSSQLSQFMDQTNPLSEVTHKRRLSALGPGGLTRERAGFEVRDVHPTHYGRMCPIETPEGPNIGLINSLATFARVNKYGFIETPYRKVVDAQVTDEVHYMSATEEMRHTVAQANAHLDADGRFENDLVSSRKSGDYLLSPRENVDLIDVSPKQLVSVAASLIPFLENDDANRALMGSNMMRQAVPLLRAEAPLVGTGIEEVVARDSGAAIMARRGGVIDQVDANRIVIRATEDLEIGDPGVDIYRLRKFQRSNQNTCINQRPLIKVGDKVGKGEVIADGPSTDLGELALGKNIMVAFMPWNGYNYEDSILISERIVRDDVFTSVHIEEFEVAARDTKLGPEEITRDIPNVGEEALRNLDEAGIVYIGAEVQPGDILVGKITPKGESPMTPEEKLLRAIFGEKASDVRDTSLRVKPGDFGTVVEVRVFNRHGVEKDERALQIEREEVESLARDRDDELAILDRNTYARLKGMILGKVAVKGPKGVKPKSEITEELLDMLSKGQWWQLALGDEKDAAEVEALNEQYEAQKRVLDARFEDKVEKVRRGDDLPPGVMKMVKVFIAVKRKLQPGDKMAGRHGNKGVISRVVPMEDMPFLEDGTPVDFCLNPLGVPSRMNVGQILETHMGWAARGLGLKIDEALQAYRRSGDLAPVRDAMKIAYGDDVYEEGIKGMDDDQLITAASNVTNGVPIATPVFDGAKEEDINDALERAGFTSSAQSILYDGRTGEQFSRPVTVGMKYLLKLHHLVDDKIHARSTGPYSLVTQQPLGGKAQFGGQRFGEMEVWALEAYGAAYTLQEMLTVKSDDVAGRTKVYESIVKGEDNFEAGVPESFNVLVKEVRGLGLNMELLDAEGED, from the coding sequence ATGGCGCAATCTTATCTTGGCCAAAAGCGGCTGCGTAAATATTACGGCAAGATCCGTGAAGTTCTGGAAATGCCGAACCTGATTCAGGTTCAGAAATCCTCGTATGAATTGTTCCTGAAGTCCGGCGATCAGCTGACTCCGATGGACGGCGAAGGCATCAACGGTGTTTTCCAGTCGGTTTTCCCGATCAAGGATTTCAACGAAACGGCCATTCTGGAATTCGTGAAATACGATCTGGAAAAGCCAAAGTACGATGTCGAGGAATGTCAGCAGCGCGACATGACCTATTCAGCCCCGCTGAAGGTTACCCTGCGTCTGATCGTGTTTGATATCGACGAAGATACAGGCGCCAAATCGGTCAAGGACATCAAAGAACAAGACGTGTTCATGGGTGACATGCCTTTGATGACTCCGAACGGCACATTTGTTGTGAACGGCACCGAGCGGGTGATCGTTTCGCAGATGCACCGTTCGCCCGGTGTATTCTTTGACCACGACAAGGGTAAAACCCATTCGTCGGGCAAACTGCTGTTCACCTGCCGTATCATTCCCTATCGCGGTTCGTGGCTGGATTTTGAATTCGATGCCAAAGATATCGTTTTTGCCCGCATCGACCGTCGTCGCAAACTGCCTGTGACAACCCTGCTGTATGCATTGGGTCTGGATCAGGAAGGTATCATGGATGCCTATTACGACACCGTTGATTACAAGCTGAAGAAGAACAAGGGCTGGGTCACCAAGTTCTTCCCCGATCGTGTGCGTGGCACACGCCCCACCTTTGATCTGGTGGATGCCAAAACCGGCAAGGTGATTGCCGAAGCCGGTAAAAAGATTACCCCGCGGGCGGTTAAAAAACTGATTGACGAAGGCAAGGTCACAGACCTGTTGCTGCCGTTTGACCAGATTGTCGGTAAATTCGTCGCCAAAGATATCATCAACGAGGAAACCGGTGCGATTTACGTCGAAGCCGGGGACGAGTTAACGCAAGAGATGGACAAGGCGGGCGAAGTCATTGGCGGCACCCTGAAGGAGCTGCTGGATGCCGGTATCACCGATATTCCGGTTCTGGACATCGACAACATCAATGTCGGCCCCTACATCCGAAACACTTTGGCCGTCGACAAAAATATGGGTCGCGATACCGCGCTGATGGACATCTACCGCGTGATGCGCCCAGGCGAGCCGCCCACCGTTGAATCCGCTTCTGCCCTGTTCGATACGCTGTTCTTTGACAGTGAACGTTACGATCTGTCCGCCGTTGGCCGCGTGAAAATGAACATGCGTCTGAATCTGGATGCCGAAGACACCCAGCGCACCCTGCGCCGCGAAGACATCATCGCCTGCATCAAGGCGCTGGTCGAACTGCGCGACGGCAAGGGCCAGGTCGACGATATCGACCACCTTGGCAACCGCCGTGTCCGTTCGGTTGGCGAGCTGATGGAAAACCAGTACCGCGTTGGTCTGCTGCGCATGGAGCGTGCGATCAAGGAGCGTATGTCGTCGGTCGAAATCGACACGGTGATGCCGCAGGACCTGATCAACGCCAAACCGGCTGCGGCTGCGGTTCGCGAATTCTTCGGCTCGTCGCAGCTGTCGCAGTTCATGGACCAAACCAACCCGCTGTCCGAGGTGACGCACAAACGTCGCCTGTCCGCGCTTGGGCCGGGTGGTCTGACCCGCGAACGTGCCGGTTTCGAGGTGCGCGATGTGCATCCCACCCACTATGGCCGCATGTGTCCGATTGAAACGCCCGAGGGTCCGAACATTGGTCTGATCAACTCTCTGGCGACATTCGCGCGTGTGAACAAATACGGCTTTATCGAAACCCCGTATCGCAAGGTTGTCGATGCGCAGGTAACGGACGAAGTGCATTACATGTCCGCGACCGAGGAAATGCGTCACACAGTGGCCCAGGCCAACGCGCATCTGGATGCCGATGGCCGGTTTGAAAACGATCTGGTTTCCAGCCGTAAATCGGGTGACTACCTGCTTAGCCCGCGTGAAAACGTAGACTTGATTGACGTTAGCCCGAAACAGCTGGTGTCGGTTGCGGCCTCGCTGATCCCGTTCCTTGAAAACGATGACGCCAACCGCGCCCTGATGGGCTCGAACATGATGCGTCAGGCTGTGCCGCTGCTGCGGGCCGAAGCGCCTTTGGTTGGCACAGGGATCGAAGAAGTCGTTGCCCGCGATTCAGGCGCGGCTATCATGGCCCGTCGTGGCGGTGTGATTGACCAAGTCGACGCAAACCGCATCGTTATCCGCGCAACCGAAGATCTGGAAATCGGTGACCCGGGCGTTGATATCTACCGTCTGCGCAAATTCCAGCGCTCGAACCAGAACACCTGTATCAACCAGCGCCCGCTGATCAAAGTGGGTGACAAAGTTGGCAAAGGCGAAGTGATTGCCGATGGCCCGTCCACCGATCTGGGGGAACTGGCACTGGGCAAGAACATCATGGTCGCGTTTATGCCGTGGAACGGCTACAACTACGAGGACTCGATCCTGATTTCCGAACGTATTGTTCGTGACGACGTGTTCACCTCGGTTCACATCGAGGAATTCGAAGTCGCTGCGCGTGATACGAAGCTCGGCCCCGAGGAGATTACCCGCGACATCCCGAACGTCGGTGAAGAAGCCCTGCGCAATCTGGATGAGGCCGGTATCGTTTACATTGGTGCCGAAGTTCAGCCGGGCGATATTCTGGTCGGTAAAATCACCCCCAAGGGCGAAAGCCCGATGACCCCTGAAGAAAAACTTCTGCGGGCCATCTTCGGTGAAAAAGCATCAGACGTTCGCGATACATCGCTGCGGGTCAAACCCGGCGATTTCGGCACGGTTGTCGAGGTGCGCGTCTTTAACCGCCACGGTGTGGAAAAAGACGAACGTGCCTTGCAGATCGAGCGGGAAGAGGTTGAAAGCCTGGCCCGTGACCGTGACGACGAACTGGCCATTCTGGACCGCAACACCTATGCGCGTCTGAAAGGCATGATTCTGGGCAAGGTGGCTGTAAAAGGCCCCAAAGGTGTGAAGCCCAAGTCGGAAATCACCGAAGAGCTGCTGGACATGCTGTCCAAAGGCCAGTGGTGGCAACTGGCGCTGGGCGACGAAAAAGACGCCGCCGAGGTTGAAGCTCTGAACGAGCAATACGAGGCGCAGAAACGCGTGTTGGATGCCCGTTTTGAAGACAAGGTCGAAAAGGTTCGCCGTGGCGATGATCTGCCTCCGGGTGTGATGAAAATGGTCAAGGTGTTCATCGCGGTCAAGCGCAAGCTGCAGCCGGGTGATAAAATGGCCGGTCGTCACGGGAACAAGGGTGTTATTTCCCGCGTTGTTCCGATGGAGGACATGCCGTTCCTGGAAGATGGGACACCGGTTGATTTCTGTCTGAACCCGCTGGGCGTGCCGTCGCGTATGAACGTCGGTCAGATCCTTGAAACCCATATGGGGTGGGCCGCGCGCGGTCTGGGTCTGAAGATTGACGAGGCACTACAGGCCTATCGCCGGTCCGGTGATCTGGCTCCGGTTCGTGATGCCATGAAAATTGCCTATGGTGACGATGTCTATGAAGAAGGCATCAAAGGTATGGACGATGATCAACTGATCACAGCCGCCAGCAACGTCACCAACGGGGTGCCGATTGCCACGCCGGTATTCGACGGCGCCAAGGAAGAGGATATCAATGATGCCCTTGAACGTGCCGGCTTTACCAGCAGTGCCCAGTCGATCCTTTATGATGGCCGCACGGGCGAGCAATTCTCGCGTCCTGTGACGGTTGGTATGAAGTATCTGCTGAAACTGCATCACCTTGTGGATGACAAGATCCACGCGCGTTCGACCGGTCCTTACAGCCTTGTCACGCAGCAGCCCCTGGGTGGTAAGGCCCAGTTCGGTGGCCAGCGCTTCGGGGAAATGGAAGTCTGGGCACTGGAAGCATATGGTGCGGCGTATACGCTGCAGGAAATGCTGACAGTCAAGTCGGATGACGTTGCAGGCCGGACCAAGGTCTACGAAAGCATCGTCAAAGGCGAAGACAACTTCGAGGCCGGTGTGCCCGAAAGCTTCAACGTGCTGGTGAAAGAGGTCCGCGGTTTGGGCCTGAACATGGAACTCCTGGATGCGGAGGGTGAGGATTAA
- the rpoC gene encoding DNA-directed RNA polymerase subunit beta', which translates to MNQELTNNPFNPLTPPKVFDEIKVSLASPERILSWSFGEIKKPETINYRTFKPERDGLFCARIFGPIKDYECLCGKYKRMKYRGVVCEKCGVEVTLQKVRRERMGHIELAAPVAHIWFLKSLPSRIGLMLDMTLRDLERILYFENYVVIEPGLTDLQYGQLMSEEEHMDAQDAYGMDAFTAGIGAEAIREMLSQIDLEGEAEALRADLAVATGELKPKKIIKRLKIVEAFLESGNRPEWMIMTVVPVIPPELRPLVPLDGGRFATSDLNDLYRRVINRNNRLKRLIELRAPDIIVRNEKRMLQESVDALFDNGRRGRVITGANKRPLKSLSDMLKGKQGRFRQNLLGKRVDFSGRSVIVTGPELKLHQCGLPKKMALELFKPFIYSRLEAKGMSSTVKQAKKLVEKERPEVWDILDEVIREHPVMLNRAPTLHRLGIQAFEPVLIEGKAIQLHPLVCSAFNADFDGDQMAVHVPLSLEAQLETRVLMMSTNNVLSPANGAPIIVPSQDMILGLYYVTMERQGMKGEGMIFASVEEVQHALDAGEVHLHARITARIKQIDEEGNEVLKRFETTPGRMRLGALLPLNAKSPFDLVNRLLRKKEVQQVIDTVYRYCGQKESVIFCDQIMTVGFREAFKAGISFGKDDMLIPDNKWDIVNGVREQVKEFEQQYMDGLITQGEKYNKAVDAWSKCSDEVAEAMMSEMSAMRVDDAGAEMEPNSVYMMAHSGARGSPAQMKQLGGMRGLMAKPSGEIIETPIISNFKEGLTVLEYFNSTHGARKGLADTALKTANSGYLTRRLVDVAQDCIVRMHDCGTENSITASAAVNDGEVVASLSERVLGRVAAEDILVPGTDEVIVRKNELIDEHMADRIEKADLASIRMRSPLTCEAEEGVCAACYGRDLARGTLVNQGEAVGIIAAQSIGEPGTQLTMRTFHIGGIAQGGQQSFQEASQAGTVGFKNANLLKNANGEMIVMGRSMQLVIIDENGQERAHHKLTYGSKVHVKEGQKVNRGDKLYEWDPYTLPIITEKAGTVKYIDLVAGVAIREETDDATGMTQKVVVDWRAAPKGNDLKPEIIILDKNGEAVANAAGHPMTYAMSVDAILSVEDGQEVKAGDVIARIPREGAKTKDITGGLPRVAELFEARRPKDHAIIAEIDGYVRYGRDYKNKRRISIEPADETMEPVEYMVPKGKHIPVAEGDFIQKGEYIMDGNPAPHDILAVMGVEALANYMVDEVQDVYRLQGVKINDKHIEVIVRQMLQKWEILDSGETTLLKGEHVDKAEFDAANEKAKAKGVREAKGEPILLGITKASLQTRSFISAASFQETTRVLTEASVQGKKDKLVGLKENVIVGRLIPAGTGGATMQTRKIAQERDNVVIEARRKEAEAAAALAAPTEDIGGGADVVDDDNVFDSGLVDTPESRE; encoded by the coding sequence ATGAACCAGGAACTGACAAACAACCCGTTTAACCCGCTGACACCCCCCAAGGTGTTTGACGAGATCAAGGTATCGCTGGCATCGCCGGAACGTATCCTTTCGTGGTCTTTCGGGGAAATCAAGAAACCCGAAACCATCAACTACCGCACGTTCAAGCCCGAACGCGACGGCCTGTTCTGTGCGCGTATCTTTGGCCCGATCAAAGATTACGAATGCCTGTGCGGCAAATATAAACGCATGAAATACCGCGGCGTTGTCTGCGAGAAATGCGGTGTCGAAGTCACGCTGCAAAAAGTGCGCCGCGAACGGATGGGCCATATTGAACTGGCCGCACCCGTTGCGCACATCTGGTTTCTGAAATCGCTGCCATCGCGCATTGGCCTGATGCTGGATATGACCCTGCGTGATCTGGAACGTATCCTGTATTTCGAAAACTATGTGGTGATCGAACCCGGCCTGACCGACCTGCAATATGGCCAGTTGATGTCGGAAGAAGAGCACATGGATGCGCAGGATGCCTATGGCATGGACGCCTTCACCGCCGGTATCGGTGCCGAAGCCATCCGCGAAATGCTGAGCCAGATTGATCTGGAAGGCGAAGCCGAAGCCCTGCGTGCCGATCTGGCCGTGGCCACCGGCGAATTGAAGCCTAAAAAGATCATCAAGCGTCTGAAAATCGTCGAGGCCTTCCTTGAATCCGGCAACCGTCCGGAATGGATGATCATGACCGTTGTGCCTGTGATCCCGCCAGAATTGCGCCCGCTGGTGCCGCTGGATGGTGGCCGTTTTGCGACATCCGATTTGAACGATCTGTATCGCCGCGTGATCAACCGCAACAACCGCCTGAAGCGTCTGATCGAACTGCGTGCGCCCGATATCATCGTGCGTAACGAAAAACGTATGTTGCAGGAATCTGTCGATGCGCTGTTTGACAACGGCCGCCGTGGCCGCGTGATTACAGGGGCCAACAAACGCCCGCTGAAATCGCTGTCGGATATGCTGAAAGGCAAACAGGGCCGTTTCCGTCAGAACCTTTTGGGTAAACGCGTCGACTTTTCCGGTCGTTCGGTGATTGTGACCGGACCGGAACTAAAGCTGCACCAATGTGGTCTGCCCAAAAAGATGGCGCTGGAGCTGTTCAAGCCGTTCATCTACTCGCGGCTTGAGGCCAAAGGCATGTCTTCGACCGTGAAGCAGGCGAAAAAGCTGGTTGAAAAGGAACGTCCCGAGGTTTGGGATATTCTGGACGAAGTGATCCGCGAACACCCTGTGATGCTGAACCGTGCGCCGACGTTGCACCGTTTGGGCATTCAGGCGTTTGAACCTGTGCTGATCGAAGGTAAAGCCATTCAACTGCACCCGCTGGTTTGTTCCGCGTTCAACGCCGACTTTGACGGTGACCAGATGGCGGTCCACGTTCCGCTGAGCCTTGAGGCCCAGCTGGAAACGCGCGTGCTGATGATGTCGACCAACAATGTGTTGTCCCCTGCCAACGGCGCACCGATTATCGTGCCGTCACAGGATATGATCCTTGGTCTATATTATGTCACGATGGAGCGTCAGGGCATGAAAGGCGAAGGCATGATCTTTGCCAGCGTCGAAGAGGTGCAACACGCACTGGATGCGGGTGAAGTGCATCTGCACGCCAGGATCACCGCGCGGATCAAGCAGATTGATGAGGAAGGCAACGAAGTGCTGAAGCGCTTTGAAACCACGCCGGGCCGGATGCGTTTGGGGGCTTTGCTGCCGCTGAACGCCAAATCCCCGTTTGATCTGGTCAACCGTTTGCTGCGCAAGAAAGAAGTGCAGCAGGTGATTGATACGGTTTACCGTTATTGCGGTCAGAAAGAGTCGGTTATCTTCTGTGACCAGATCATGACCGTCGGTTTCCGCGAAGCGTTCAAGGCCGGCATTTCGTTTGGTAAAGACGATATGCTGATCCCCGACAACAAATGGGACATCGTTAATGGTGTTCGCGAACAGGTAAAAGAGTTCGAACAGCAGTATATGGACGGCCTGATTACACAGGGCGAAAAATACAACAAAGCTGTGGATGCCTGGTCGAAATGTTCCGACGAAGTTGCCGAAGCGATGATGTCTGAAATGTCCGCCATGCGCGTGGATGATGCCGGCGCCGAAATGGAGCCGAACAGCGTTTACATGATGGCCCACTCGGGCGCGCGTGGTTCCCCGGCGCAGATGAAACAGCTGGGCGGTATGCGTGGTCTGATGGCCAAACCTTCGGGCGAGATTATCGAAACGCCGATTATCTCGAACTTTAAAGAAGGCCTGACGGTGCTTGAGTATTTCAACTCGACCCACGGGGCGCGTAAAGGTCTGGCCGATACGGCGCTTAAGACGGCGAACTCGGGTTATCTGACCCGTCGCCTGGTGGACGTTGCGCAGGACTGTATCGTGCGGATGCACGATTGCGGCACTGAAAACTCGATCACCGCATCGGCTGCCGTGAATGATGGCGAAGTGGTTGCATCCCTGTCCGAACGTGTTCTGGGCCGTGTGGCTGCCGAAGACATTCTGGTTCCGGGCACCGACGAAGTTATCGTTCGCAAGAACGAACTGATCGACGAGCATATGGCAGACCGGATCGAAAAGGCCGATCTGGCCTCGATCCGCATGCGTTCACCGCTGACCTGTGAGGCGGAAGAGGGCGTATGTGCGGCCTGTTACGGTCGTGACCTTGCCCGTGGCACCCTGGTGAACCAGGGCGAAGCGGTCGGGATTATCGCGGCGCAGTCGATTGGTGAACCCGGCACACAGCTGACAATGCGGACATTCCACATTGGCGGCATTGCGCAGGGTGGCCAACAGTCGTTCCAGGAAGCATCTCAAGCCGGCACAGTCGGTTTCAAAAATGCAAACCTGCTGAAAAATGCCAATGGCGAAATGATCGTTATGGGCCGCAGCATGCAATTGGTGATCATCGATGAAAACGGTCAGGAACGTGCACATCACAAGCTGACATATGGCTCGAAGGTGCATGTAAAAGAAGGCCAGAAGGTCAACCGCGGCGACAAGCTGTACGAATGGGATCCCTACACCCTGCCAATCATCACCGAAAAGGCAGGTACAGTGAAATACATCGATCTGGTTGCCGGTGTGGCCATTCGTGAAGAAACCGATGATGCCACAGGTATGACCCAGAAGGTCGTTGTCGATTGGCGCGCTGCGCCCAAAGGCAATGACCTGAAGCCGGAGATCATCATTCTGGACAAGAACGGCGAAGCCGTGGCAAACGCGGCAGGCCACCCGATGACCTATGCGATGTCGGTGGATGCCATTCTGTCGGTGGAAGACGGCCAGGAGGTCAAAGCCGGTGACGTAATTGCGCGTATCCCGCGTGAAGGCGCGAAAACCAAGGACATCACCGGTGGTCTGCCGCGTGTTGCCGAACTGTTCGAAGCCCGTCGTCCCAAAGACCACGCGATCATTGCCGAAATCGATGGTTACGTTCGCTACGGCCGCGACTACAAGAACAAGCGCCGGATTTCGATCGAGCCAGCCGATGAAACCATGGAGCCGGTCGAATACATGGTGCCCAAAGGCAAGCACATTCCTGTGGCTGAAGGTGACTTCATCCAGAAGGGTGAATACATCATGGACGGCAACCCCGCGCCGCACGATATTCTTGCGGTTATGGGGGTCGAGGCCCTGGCCAACTACATGGTGGACGAGGTTCAGGATGTTTACCGTCTGCAAGGCGTGAAGATCAACGACAAGCATATCGAAGTGATCGTGCGCCAGATGTTGCAGAAGTGGGAAATTCTGGACAGCGGCGAAACCACGTTGCTGAAAGGCGAACATGTCGACAAGGCCGAGTTTGACGCCGCGAATGAAAAGGCGAAAGCCAAAGGCGTTCGCGAGGCGAAAGGCGAGCCGATCCTGCTGGGGATCACCAAGGCGTCCTTGCAGACCCGTTCGTTTATCTCGGCGGCCTCGTTCCAGGAAACCACGCGGGTTCTGACCGAAGCATCGGTTCAGGGCAAGAAAGACAAGCTGGTTGGCCTGAAAGAGAACGTAATCGTTGGCCGTCTGATCCCTGCCGGGACCGGTGGGGCAACGATGCAGACCCGCAAAATCGCGCAAGAGCGTGATAATGTGGTGATCGAAGCCCGCCGCAAAGAAGCCGAAGCCGCTGCCGCATTGGCCGCACCGACGGAAGATATTGGCGGCGGTGCCGACGTTGTTGACGATGATAACGTGTTTGACAGCGGGCTGGTGGATACACCGGAAAGCCGCGAGTAA
- a CDS encoding DMT family transporter has protein sequence MRALSDNMRGALLMMGSMAAFVFNDACMKVVLKDLPLFQAILLRGLATVFFMVLVSHWLGGLDFRLPRRDWFLVTLRTLADVGATYFFITALREMPIANITAILQVLPLTVTLTGAMLFGEPLGWRRLVAIMIGFAGVMIIVRPGVDGFNSYAYYALIAVAFVTVRDLCARRLSAGVSSVTIALIGATGVVIFAAIGAVGGEWEPVSGKSAALLAGATFFIIGGYLFSVMTMRLGEIGFIAPFRYTSLLWALLLGFVVFGDWPDGVTMLGIAIVVAMGAFTFYRERQIARR, from the coding sequence ATGCGGGCACTCTCGGACAACATGCGCGGTGCGCTTTTGATGATGGGCAGCATGGCGGCCTTTGTCTTTAACGATGCCTGCATGAAAGTGGTGCTAAAGGATCTGCCTCTGTTTCAGGCCATCCTGCTGCGTGGTTTGGCGACGGTGTTTTTCATGGTGCTGGTGTCGCACTGGCTGGGCGGGCTGGATTTCCGCCTGCCACGGCGGGACTGGTTTCTGGTTACGTTACGCACATTGGCGGATGTCGGAGCCACCTATTTCTTTATCACCGCGTTGCGGGAAATGCCGATCGCCAACATCACGGCTATTCTGCAGGTCTTGCCGCTGACCGTCACCCTTACCGGCGCGATGCTGTTTGGCGAGCCATTGGGCTGGCGGCGACTGGTGGCGATTATGATCGGCTTTGCCGGGGTGATGATCATTGTGCGCCCGGGAGTGGACGGATTCAACAGCTATGCCTATTACGCGTTGATTGCGGTTGCTTTTGTGACGGTGCGCGATCTATGCGCACGGCGGCTGTCTGCCGGCGTGTCATCGGTCACGATTGCCCTGATCGGGGCAACCGGTGTGGTGATATTCGCCGCCATTGGTGCCGTAGGTGGCGAATGGGAGCCTGTCAGCGGCAAGTCGGCCGCATTGCTGGCGGGGGCAACGTTTTTCATAATCGGCGGTTATCTGTTCAGCGTGATGACCATGCGGCTGGGTGAAATCGGTTTCATTGCACCATTCCGCTATACCAGCCTGTTGTGGGCATTGCTGCTGGGGTTTGTGGTGTTCGGGGATTGGCCGGACGGAGTGACCATGCTGGGCATTGCAATTGTGGTGGCGATGGGGGCCTTTACCTTTTATCGGGAACGCCAGATCGCACGGCGTTAA